The following proteins are encoded in a genomic region of Gemmatimonadota bacterium:
- a CDS encoding FKBP-type peptidyl-prolyl cis-trans isomerase, with amino-acid sequence MKRLFAVCIAAGLLGCQAQEKPEFVEVNLEDKQHKLSYALGLNLSDQLKKQQGMAIDMDVFVQGFKDGYSGESPLLSSDEALKFLIEIQEEQRAQQLAEKNKMAAENQKAGEAFLAENRKKEGVVTLDSGLQYKVIKAGDGAKPKKTDSVVCHYRGTLLDGTEFDSSYSRGEPAQFRVDQLIPGWTEALQLMPAGSKWELYIPSYLAYGARQAGQISPNSTLIFELELLEIK; translated from the coding sequence ATGAAGCGTCTTTTTGCCGTATGCATTGCCGCTGGCTTACTGGGTTGCCAGGCACAGGAAAAACCCGAATTTGTAGAGGTCAACCTCGAGGACAAGCAACACAAGCTGAGTTATGCACTCGGCTTAAATCTATCCGATCAACTAAAAAAGCAACAGGGCATGGCGATTGATATGGATGTATTTGTACAGGGATTCAAAGATGGTTATTCTGGAGAATCCCCCCTGCTTTCCTCAGACGAAGCGCTAAAATTTCTAATCGAGATACAGGAAGAACAAAGGGCACAACAACTTGCGGAGAAAAACAAAATGGCAGCAGAAAACCAAAAAGCTGGCGAGGCTTTCCTCGCGGAAAACAGAAAAAAAGAAGGCGTGGTGACATTGGACAGCGGCTTGCAATACAAAGTGATCAAAGCCGGCGACGGAGCGAAACCCAAAAAAACCGACTCCGTAGTATGTCACTATCGCGGAACATTGCTCGACGGCACGGAATTTGACAGTTCTTACAGCCGCGGAGAACCGGCGCAATTTCGCGTGGATCAACTCATTCCCGGCTGGACAGAAGCCCTGCAACTCATGCCCGCGGGATCGAAATGGGAACTCTATATCCCATCCTATCTGGCCTACGGCGCACGGCAAGCCGGGCAAATCAGTCCCAATTCAACGCTCATATTTGAATTGGAATTGCTCGAGATCAAATAA
- a CDS encoding NAD-dependent epimerase/dehydratase family protein has translation MKKVLLLGASGLIAPNIIPDMESHCDLILADIKPYPDGRPIEHVDMRQYDQVRDAMQGMDAVMNFTVNRPDPILSFHVSTLGALHVMKAAAELGIKKVVHTGPQLVRSDYDQDFEITDVPRAPGTGYYGITKMLSYEICRTYARIYDIQTICFVFNGLGPEPSEPIKGEDFPPFRIFWKDLAHACCLALDIESVPDNYQEFNMVSMTAHQKYTTEKAQRILGYEPAERWENYYKRDV, from the coding sequence GTGAAAAAAGTACTTTTGCTGGGCGCTTCGGGACTAATTGCCCCCAATATCATACCGGATATGGAATCGCATTGCGATCTCATACTCGCCGACATAAAGCCCTATCCCGATGGCAGACCTATCGAACATGTAGATATGCGCCAATACGATCAGGTACGCGATGCCATGCAGGGCATGGACGCGGTGATGAATTTCACTGTAAATCGTCCCGATCCCATCTTGAGCTTTCACGTCAGTACATTGGGCGCATTGCATGTCATGAAAGCCGCTGCCGAATTGGGCATCAAAAAAGTGGTACATACGGGACCGCAACTGGTGCGAAGTGACTACGATCAGGATTTTGAAATCACTGATGTCCCCCGCGCTCCCGGCACCGGGTATTACGGCATAACCAAAATGCTCAGCTACGAAATTTGTCGCACATATGCGCGGATTTACGATATACAGACGATTTGTTTTGTATTCAACGGCCTGGGCCCCGAGCCGAGTGAGCCAATCAAAGGCGAGGACTTCCCCCCATTTCGCATATTCTGGAAAGACCTGGCGCATGCGTGTTGTCTCGCACTGGACATCGAATCCGTGCCGGATAATTATCAGGAATTCAACATGGTGAGTATGACAGCGCACCAGAAATACACCACGGAAAAAGCACAACGCATTCTGGGTTACGAACCGGCTGAACGCTGGGAAAATTATTACAAACGTGACGTGTGA
- a CDS encoding NAD(P)-dependent oxidoreductase, with translation MNVLITGAESRLGQAVARELAPGNQLRLWGAGEPPSELDENITYFEGDMRDLDVAWRAVRNMQAIIHTGEPPPNLPEDDLACERELLDLATRGTHVLFKAGIDAGIKRFVYGSTLQIFEAYPDDVYISEMWRPMPSTDKFQLTRYLGEMTAREFARDFPVAVTVLRLGKLILEENASPQDPDLMWTDYRDAARAFRLSLNRDAQSELKWNRRFALHHICADIPNPKYLVGQISGSQLRGFQPQHNFEAIWRGGDA, from the coding sequence ATGAATGTACTGATAACAGGAGCCGAGAGCCGTTTGGGACAGGCCGTTGCCAGAGAATTGGCACCGGGCAACCAGTTGCGACTCTGGGGAGCGGGCGAACCGCCTTCTGAACTGGATGAAAACATCACCTATTTTGAAGGCGACATGCGCGACCTAGACGTAGCGTGGCGTGCCGTTCGAAACATGCAGGCTATTATCCACACAGGTGAGCCACCACCCAATCTGCCCGAGGACGACCTCGCCTGCGAACGTGAATTACTCGATCTGGCAACCCGGGGCACCCATGTCTTATTCAAAGCCGGTATAGATGCCGGTATAAAGCGATTCGTATATGGAAGCACACTCCAAATATTCGAAGCCTATCCCGATGATGTGTATATCAGCGAAATGTGGCGCCCCATGCCATCGACAGACAAATTTCAACTCACGCGCTACCTCGGCGAAATGACAGCACGCGAATTTGCGCGCGATTTTCCCGTAGCCGTCACAGTATTGCGCCTGGGCAAGCTAATATTAGAAGAAAACGCTTCCCCACAGGACCCGGACCTCATGTGGACCGATTATCGCGATGCAGCGCGGGCTTTTCGCCTATCTCTCAATCGCGATGCACAGTCCGAACTGAAGTGGAACCGGCGATTTGCCCTCCATCACATTTGTGCGGACATTCCGAATCCAAAATATCTGGTCGGCCAAATTAGTGGATCTCAGTTGCGAGGATTTCAACCGCAACACAATTTTGAAGCCATCTGGCGTGGAGGTGACGCGTGA
- a CDS encoding pseudouridine synthase — MKLDILYRDNDLVAIQKPCSWFVHQTQLDRSAMCCMPVLRNQLGQWVYPVHRLDRGTSGVVLFALRPEIARTLGAAFSARQIKKEYLSVVRGYLPDKGRIHHAYCPPNTSSPVEAITDFHCEGTVELPYPVGRYETARYSLMRAMPVTGRQHQIRRHCVHLRHPIIGDTRYGDRHHNRFFQSHFEISRLLLMATRIGFAHPKSEKWTEISAPIPGPIHRLFQQFGWESDLEDNL, encoded by the coding sequence TTGAAGCTGGACATTCTGTATCGCGACAACGACCTGGTCGCCATTCAAAAACCCTGTAGCTGGTTTGTACACCAGACCCAACTGGACCGGTCGGCCATGTGTTGCATGCCCGTATTGCGAAATCAACTCGGACAATGGGTTTATCCGGTTCACCGCCTGGACCGCGGGACATCGGGCGTTGTGCTATTCGCACTTCGCCCTGAAATCGCACGTACATTGGGTGCTGCATTTTCAGCGCGACAAATAAAAAAAGAATACCTATCCGTAGTGCGCGGGTACTTGCCAGATAAAGGGCGGATACACCACGCCTATTGCCCGCCCAACACCTCGTCGCCCGTCGAAGCCATCACCGATTTTCACTGCGAAGGCACCGTTGAACTACCATACCCCGTGGGGCGATATGAAACCGCGCGGTATTCGCTCATGCGCGCAATGCCAGTAACAGGTCGGCAACACCAGATCCGCCGCCACTGTGTGCATCTTCGCCATCCGATCATCGGCGATACGCGCTATGGCGACCGCCATCACAATCGCTTTTTTCAATCCCATTTTGAAATTAGCCGATTGCTGCTAATGGCCACCCGCATCGGCTTTGCACACCCCAAATCGGAGAAATGGACCGAAATCTCCGCGCCAATCCCCGGACCAATTCATCGTTTATTTCAGCAATTTGGCTGGGAATCTGATCTGGAGGACAACTTATGA
- a CDS encoding AAA family ATPase, producing the protein MADLQTTIRDILTFIQERLYFNRADLEIEGQKHNAALLLSTLTGLLGGKILIVGEPGLGKTTAAEYIGALLYRMPLGAVWEAEVSGHPEQTEEKIVGRPNLGALNRGEEDVVWSAFSVLPVKVVDEINRLPETKQSLILNGVDRGNWSYLNQMQINDEYCLFATANYQDRGTNTIVIPLLDRFDVMVESKYPGANLSWMIGTESSPAHLLRDPQREQALQACLVNPNAEAEIEAICEDYGKTISKRLSVPTLGRAERETIRSEMSALPFQADASAYVRTFLAELSFCCKYGQKRTNEVCGEGCHYTGYLCYEVQTCPSNRLPISIRRYAQALAWVLRDKEVDIEHIRTILPYTCAHRIQWRDEEETQDHRDDVLPIHRAREAVRQVFRRYTEQSERIQTALMTANRILNGTDEKPIQGEHPIYMEIMRDLGQEPVHPEFS; encoded by the coding sequence ATGGCCGACTTACAGACAACAATACGCGATATTTTGACCTTTATCCAAGAGCGGTTGTATTTTAACCGGGCAGACCTGGAGATTGAGGGACAAAAACACAATGCCGCTTTGTTGCTCAGCACCCTGACGGGACTATTAGGTGGCAAAATCCTGATCGTAGGCGAACCCGGCCTGGGCAAAACAACGGCGGCAGAGTATATCGGCGCGCTACTATATCGCATGCCATTGGGAGCTGTGTGGGAAGCCGAAGTAAGTGGCCATCCCGAGCAGACCGAAGAAAAAATTGTCGGACGCCCAAACCTCGGCGCGCTCAACCGCGGCGAAGAAGATGTGGTGTGGTCGGCATTTTCTGTCCTACCCGTCAAAGTCGTAGATGAAATCAACCGCCTGCCGGAAACAAAGCAGAGTTTGATCCTCAACGGCGTGGATCGCGGCAACTGGTCCTACTTGAACCAGATGCAAATCAATGATGAATACTGTTTGTTCGCAACGGCCAATTATCAGGACCGCGGAACAAATACCATCGTTATCCCCCTTCTGGATCGCTTTGACGTAATGGTGGAATCCAAATATCCGGGCGCGAATTTGTCCTGGATGATCGGCACCGAATCCTCTCCCGCACATCTCCTGCGAGATCCCCAACGCGAGCAAGCACTCCAGGCCTGTCTGGTCAACCCCAATGCCGAAGCAGAGATAGAAGCGATTTGCGAGGATTATGGAAAAACGATCTCCAAGCGTTTGTCCGTACCAACCCTGGGGCGTGCCGAGCGCGAAACCATTCGCAGTGAAATGAGCGCTCTGCCTTTCCAGGCCGATGCCAGTGCCTATGTTCGAACCTTTTTGGCCGAATTGTCTTTCTGCTGCAAATACGGACAAAAACGCACAAATGAAGTCTGTGGCGAAGGTTGTCATTACACGGGCTATCTGTGTTACGAAGTACAAACATGCCCGTCTAATCGCCTGCCCATCTCCATCCGGCGCTACGCACAGGCACTCGCCTGGGTGCTGCGCGACAAAGAAGTGGATATCGAACATATCCGCACAATATTGCCATACACCTGTGCTCACCGCATCCAATGGCGAGACGAAGAAGAAACGCAAGACCACCGGGACGATGTATTGCCCATTCACAGAGCGCGAGAAGCGGTGCGGCAGGTCTTTCGGCGCTATACCGAGCAGAGCGAGCGCATCCAAACAGCTCTAATGACTGCCAATCGCATCTTAAATGGTACCGACGAAAAACCCATTCAGGGCGAACACCCCATTTACATGGAAATTATGCGCGATCTGGGACAAGAGCCTGTGCATCCAGAATTTTCGTAA
- a CDS encoding aspartate aminotransferase family protein codes for MSSSKTIFQKNRKVIPGGVVSVNRAVAPEIAFVRGQGSHVWDADGKEYIDYHAAFAPFILGHNDPDVNAAVAKVLTEGATLMGSGTNPWEGHCAALIVKHVPSVEKVMLTNTGSEATYHAIRIARAHTGRNGVIVIQGGYNGWHNDVALNVMTPIDAIGPRVSPGEYQKIPLSAGVPNSALDDIHVVNFNDLNSVRWAMDQYDIAALILEPILQNIGIVHPQAGYLQGLRDLCDARGVVLIFDEVKTGFRHAMGGYQSICGIMPDLSVFGKAIANGYPIGAIGGRASLMDYFVHKDPAKRVLIAGTYNAHPISCAGAIATMEKLASADFEQLYAMGEQLETELTALFKEAGIEVSSARQGSAFCVYFMDHAPVDWHDIAEHHDFALDERYRRALIEKGIYHFPLATKQGSISFAHSRSDIDETLSKTRDVLQSL; via the coding sequence ATGTCCTCTTCCAAAACAATTTTTCAAAAAAACCGCAAAGTCATCCCCGGCGGCGTAGTATCAGTCAACCGCGCTGTCGCGCCGGAAATAGCCTTTGTGCGCGGGCAGGGCAGCCATGTGTGGGATGCAGACGGCAAAGAATACATCGATTATCACGCGGCATTCGCGCCATTTATCCTGGGGCACAACGATCCGGATGTGAACGCGGCAGTGGCAAAAGTACTCACCGAAGGCGCAACACTGATGGGATCGGGCACCAACCCCTGGGAAGGGCATTGTGCCGCATTAATTGTAAAACACGTACCTTCCGTCGAAAAAGTCATGCTAACCAATACGGGATCGGAAGCCACCTATCACGCCATTCGAATCGCGCGGGCGCACACGGGGCGCAATGGCGTCATCGTAATACAGGGAGGATACAACGGCTGGCACAACGACGTGGCACTGAATGTAATGACGCCAATAGATGCAATCGGACCGCGGGTCTCGCCGGGCGAATACCAAAAAATACCGCTCTCTGCCGGCGTACCCAATAGCGCGTTAGACGATATACATGTGGTGAATTTTAACGACCTGAATTCAGTGCGCTGGGCAATGGATCAATACGATATCGCCGCGTTAATTCTCGAGCCAATTTTGCAAAATATCGGCATCGTACACCCACAAGCGGGCTATTTACAGGGACTGCGCGATTTGTGCGATGCGCGAGGGGTTGTGCTAATATTCGACGAAGTGAAAACGGGATTTCGCCACGCGATGGGAGGCTATCAAAGCATATGTGGCATCATGCCAGACCTGTCCGTATTTGGCAAAGCAATAGCCAATGGCTATCCCATTGGCGCGATTGGCGGGCGGGCATCGCTCATGGATTATTTTGTCCACAAAGATCCCGCAAAACGCGTACTGATCGCCGGAACGTACAATGCCCATCCCATATCATGCGCGGGCGCCATTGCCACAATGGAAAAACTCGCATCGGCAGATTTTGAACAACTGTACGCGATGGGCGAACAGTTAGAGACGGAATTGACCGCATTATTCAAAGAAGCCGGAATAGAAGTATCCAGTGCCCGACAGGGATCGGCTTTTTGCGTCTATTTCATGGACCACGCGCCGGTTGATTGGCACGATATTGCCGAACACCACGATTTCGCGCTTGACGAGCGGTATCGCCGCGCATTGATTGAAAAGGGCATCTATCACTTTCCACTGGCAACCAAGCAAGGCAGTATTTCATTTGCACATTCACGATCAGATATAGATGAAACGCTCTCAAAAACGCGAGACGTTCTTCAATCACTTTGA